From Abiotrophia defectiva ATCC 49176:
TAGAGCTAGCCGGTCAGGGTCGCCTAGTTGATGTTAGCCACAATGACCAGGGCGACAGCCTGGTGCACCTTGAAGCTGATGGGCCTGTGACCCTCTCCTTCAAGCATACGCCGCGAGACTCGCAGAAAGTGCGTTTAGATGTCATTTTCTCTTATATCGAGCAAGCCCAGATGGAAAACCAGGCCAAGGACCAAATCTGGGCCCTGGTTAAGAAGGACCTGCCGCTAGCCTATAAGATGCTAGAACTCCAAGGCCTAGGCTTAGAGCGGGAGGTTATTGAGCCCGTTATCGAGTTGCTGGTGACGGAGCCTTAGCCCTCGCCCCGAGCCAGTGGTCCACTCCGTCGAGTGGACCACTAGCTCAGGCTTTTAGGCCAGAAAAGGGCGGTTTGCGCCGAAATTAGACGAGCCAGTGGTCCACTTTGCCGAGTGGACCACTAGCTCGGACTTTTAGTCCGGAAAAAGGGCGGTTTGCGCCGGAATTAGATGAGCTAGTGGTCCACTTTGTCGAGTGGACCACTAGCTCAAGGCTTTAGTCCGGAAAAAGGGTGGTTTAGGCTGAAATTGGACGAGCCTGCCAGCCTCTCCTTCAAGCAGGCGCCACGTGACTCGCAACAAGTGCGTTTAGATGTCATTTTCTCTTATATCGAGCAAGCCCAAATGGAGAACCAGGCCAAGGACCAAATCTGGGCCTTGGTTAAGAAGGACATGCCGATTGCCTATAAGATGTTGGAACTCCAAGGTCTAGGCCTAGAGCCGGAGCTTGTGGAGCCTGTGATTGAGTTGCTGGTGACGGAGTGAGTGATAGCCCCAAGGGCCCTAGTAAGCTAGCAGAAGGCTTAAGATGCCGACCAGAATTTCAAACCAGATAGGGAGGACAGCTGATGGCGATTCAAGGGGTCATTTTTGATTTAGATGGCGTTATTACAGACACAGCGTATTTGCATTTTTTGGCCTGGAAGGCATTAGGGGATTCCCTAGGTGTGGAAATCACTCTGGAGCTCAATGAAGGCTTAAAGGGTCTGGGACGTCAGGAGACTTTGACGCTGATTCTAAAAGAGGCGGGACTATATGATCAGTATACAGAGACCGAACGCCAAGCCTTGGCGGATAGAAAAAACAGGACCTATGTGGCATCACTCGAAAGCCTGGGCCCTCAGGATCTACTGCCAGGCATAGGCGACTGTCTCAGGGACTTAAAAAAGCAGGGCATCAAAATTGGCCTAGCTTCTTCCAGTCAAAATGCTGGGCTGATTATCAAAAAATTAGGCCTTGAGTCTTATTTTGAGGCCATGGTAGATCCAAGAAGTTTGAGCAAGGGTAAGCCTGACCCAGAAATTTACCTTAAGGCGGCCGCTGCCCTGGGCCTGAGCCCAGCTAAGTGTGCAGGGGTAGAGGATGCCAGAGCAGGACTAGAAGCCATTCGGGCGGCCGGTATGACCGCGATTGCCCTTGGCCCATCGCTAGAGCAGGTCCCAGCCAATTATCATTTATCGTCTACCAGGGACCTAGCTAAGGTCAATTGGGATGACATTGTAAGTAAGGAGTGACAAGCATGGTTGAAAGCAATTGGTGGCAAAATCGTGTCGCCTATCAGATTTACCCTAAGAGTTTCAAGGACAGTAATGGCGATGGGGTGGGCGATATCCGCGGTATTATTGAGAAACTGGACTATCTCCATTCGCTAGGAATCGGGATTATCTGGATTTCGCCTATTTATCAGTCGCCTTTTGTTGATCAAGGCTATGATATATCCGACTACTATGCCATTGACCCGATTTTTGGGACTATGGAGGATTTTGATGAATTGATTGCACAAGCAGATAAACGAGACATTAAAATTGTCATGGACCTGGTGGTAAACCACTGTTCGGACCAGCACCCTTGGTTCCAGGCGGCGCTTAATGACCTATCCAGCCACTATGCGGATTATTTCTACTTTGTGGAAAGTCCAGATGGCCCACCCAATAACTGGCGCAGCTACTTTGGCGGCAGTGTGTGGGAAAAGCTGCCAGGCACCAACACCTACTACCTGCATAGTTTCCACAAGACCCAGCCCGACTTAAATTGGCAGAATCCGCGCTTGCGTCAGGAAATCTATCAGATGGTCAATTGGTGGCTAGAAAAGGGCATTGCCGGCTTCCGCATTGATGCCATTATTAATATCAAGAAGAATCTGACTTGGCAATCTTATCCAGCCGACCGGCCAGACGGCCTAGTGGCGGTGCAACGTTCACTGCAAGATGCCCAGCCTATTGAGCCCTTCCTTAATGAACTTAAGGCAGAGTGTTTTGAGCCCCACCAGGCCTTTACGGTAGGGGAGGTCTTTGATGCATCGGAATCAGAGCTTCATGAGTTTATGGGCAATCAGGGCTACTTTTCTTCTATCTTTGACTTTAGTCAGACAGAATTAGGCAAGAGCCCTCTAGGTTGGTATGATCATCAGCCGGTAACAGCTGAAATGATTAAGGAGGCCATTTTCCAGACCCAAGCCAAAACGCAAGAGGCAGGCTACTGGTCGACCATTATTGAGAATCATGACGAACCTCGCGGGGTGAATTTCTATCTGCAAGGCCAGGAAATCAATGATAGCAGCAAAAAGCTATTGGCGACCATGCTCATGATGCGCCGGGGTCTGCCCTTTATCTATCAAGGCCAAGAAATCGGGACAGAAAACCGTCAATTTGAGAGCCTAGCGCAAGTCAACGACATTGCTTCCATTAATGCATATCATAATGTCCTTGCTAACGGGCTGACGGACCAAGAGGCGCTTGAGATTCTAAATCGCTACTCTCGGGATAATGCGCGGATTCCGCTGAGATGGAACAAGCATAAGTGGGGCGGTTTTACGACGGGCCAGCCTTGGTTGCAGGGCGCCGTGAAAGGTAACTTGACAGATGTGGCCAGCCAACTAGAGGATAAGCAGTCCCTCTGGTATTGGTATCAGACCTTAATTCGACTCAGAACTAGCTCCATATACGGAGAGGTCATTGTGTCGGGAAGTTTCTTGCCGCTTTTCCGGGATGTCAAGAACCTCATGGCTTTCGAGCGCTCTAATCAGACGCATTGTCTCTGGGTTGTCTTGAATTATCAAAAGCAAGAGCAGGTCCTTGATCTAGGGCGAAAATGGCAAAGTGTCCTTCTTAATAATCTAGAGGAGCTAGACTCAACAGAAAATCAGGTCCTTAAGCTAGCGCCCTATCAAGCTCTGGTGCTAGTCATGGACTAGGTAAATGGGTGAGCTGCCTCAAGCCCTTTGGCGCGAAAAAAGGTTTCTGCCCCGATTGTGGCCGAGCTAGTGGTCCACTCCGTCGAGTGGACCACTAGCTCGAGGCTTTAGGCCGGAAAAAGGGCGGATTTCGCCGAAAATGGATGAGCCAGTGGTCCACTTTGTCGAGTGGACCACTAGCTTGGGTGTATAGGCCAGAAAAAGGCAGTTTGCGCCGAAAATGGATGAGCCAGTGGTCCACTTTGTCGAGTGGACCACTAGTTTGGCTTATAGGCCAGAAAAGTGTGGTTTGCGCCGAAAATGAATGAGCCAGTGGACCACTTTGTCGAGTGGACCACTAGCTCGAGACTTTAGGCCAGAAAAAAGGTGGTTAGGCCGCAATTGTGAGCGAGCCACCAACCTCAACCCAACCAGCAGACAAAAAGTGCAGTTCAGGTCCTGAACTGCACTTTTCTCATTTATCTGACTTATTCTCCTTGGGCGGCAGCGGCTAGGGTGGCTAGGGCTTCGCGTGGGAAGTAGGCTTGGTAGAGGCCTTGGAGGGCAATGTCTTCGTCCTCGGCCTTGATCATGAAGAGCATGCTGATTTCGGATGCGCCTTGGCTGATCATGCGGATGTTAATGTGGTTTTCAGCGAAAGTCCGGCTGGCTGCGGCCGCAACCCCGACGTTTTCCCGCATGGCTTCCCCGACGATGGCGAAGATGCAGAGGTCGTCTTCCACTTGGATGGAGTCAGGATTGAGCTTGTCCTGAATGGTCTCTAGGATGCCGGCCAAATGCTCTGGCGATTGGATATTAGCCGAGCGAATAACCAGGGAGATGCTGTCGATGCCTGAAGGCACGTGTTCAACCGGCACGCCGGCTTCCTCGAAGAAGCGGATGGCGCGGCGCATGAAGCCCATTTCCCGGTTGAGCAGGTACTTGCTGATGGAGATGGCGGTGAAGCCGGTCGCCGAGCTGACCCCGGTGACTGGATAGCGAGGATCTAGCTCCTTCTTGGAGACGATCTTGGTGCCGGCGATCTCAGGCTGATTGGTGTTGCGAATCATGACCGGAATGTCATTGCGGTAGACAGGTTCCAGGGCTTCTTCATGGAAAATCCCGAAGCCGGCATAGGATAGCTCCCGCATTTCGCTATAGGTAATTTCCTTAATGGGATGCGGCCGCGCGATTTTGCCCGGGTGCATGGAGTAGATAAAGGACTCGTCGGTGTAGTTCTCATAGAGGTCGGCGCCTAGGCCGTTGGCGATGATCGCCCCGGAAATATCGGAGCCCCCACGGGAGAAGGTCACGATGTCGCCACCCTTGGAGTAGCCGAAGAAGCCTGGAATAATGAGGACGCCAGCCCGGTCACGTAGTTTGGCGATTTGGGCGTAGGACTCGTCAAAGAGGCGGGCATTAGAGGGCTCATCCGTCACTAAGATGCCGGCTTCCTTAGGCGACACATAGTGGGCGTCAAGGCCCAGGCTGACTAGGTAGTGGCTAATTACTTGGGCGTTGAAGTCCTCGCCGCAAGCCTTGAGAGCATCTAGCAGGCGCTCAGGCTCCTGAATATCGGCCATGTAGCCATTTAGGATATCTTCAAAATAAGCCAAAAGCTCTGTCGACAGGCCCAGCTCGATTAGGATGCTGGCATAGCGGTCCAGCACCTTTTGACGGGCTTCAGCCACTGGCTCAGCCTGCAATAGGGCCTCAGTCTGGTGGCCTACTTGGCCTGCCACTGCCTGCACCGCGTCGAAGAGGGCGATGAGTAGGTCGGTGACCTTAATGTCCTCAGCGAAACGCTTGCCTGGGGCGCTAACGACGACGGCTTTAATTTCTGGTTTACCTTGGATGATGGCGGCTACCTTCTTAATCTGGCCGGCGTTGGCCAGGGAGGAGCCTCCGAATTTTGCTACAATCATCATATCTATCCATCCTTCTATCAGATTGGCGCTAGAGCCTAACAGTTACTATGATACACTATATTTTGCCCAAACGATATACTTTCTTATGAAATTTACTTGAAAAAACAGGCCATTCCCACTAAACTTAGAGGAGTAGAATTGAAATGGAGGCGAGCAGGAATGAAAATCGCATTATGTGGTATCGGTACGGTAGGTGGCGGGGTCGTCAAGGTCTTAGCTGAGAACCAAGCCCAATTCCAAGCAAAATACAAAGAAGACCTAGTCATCAGCCATGTTCTGACCCGGGATCCCGACAAGGTGGACCGTCTAGGATTAGAGTCAGCAGTCTTCACCGACCGGGTAGAAGATATTTATGAAGCGGACATCGACCTAGTGGTAGAAGTCATGGGGGGCGTGGACTTTGCCTA
This genomic window contains:
- the pgmB gene encoding beta-phosphoglucomutase, whose translation is MAIQGVIFDLDGVITDTAYLHFLAWKALGDSLGVEITLELNEGLKGLGRQETLTLILKEAGLYDQYTETERQALADRKNRTYVASLESLGPQDLLPGIGDCLRDLKKQGIKIGLASSSQNAGLIIKKLGLESYFEAMVDPRSLSKGKPDPEIYLKAAAALGLSPAKCAGVEDARAGLEAIRAAGMTAIALGPSLEQVPANYHLSSTRDLAKVNWDDIVSKE
- a CDS encoding alpha-glucosidase; translated protein: MVESNWWQNRVAYQIYPKSFKDSNGDGVGDIRGIIEKLDYLHSLGIGIIWISPIYQSPFVDQGYDISDYYAIDPIFGTMEDFDELIAQADKRDIKIVMDLVVNHCSDQHPWFQAALNDLSSHYADYFYFVESPDGPPNNWRSYFGGSVWEKLPGTNTYYLHSFHKTQPDLNWQNPRLRQEIYQMVNWWLEKGIAGFRIDAIINIKKNLTWQSYPADRPDGLVAVQRSLQDAQPIEPFLNELKAECFEPHQAFTVGEVFDASESELHEFMGNQGYFSSIFDFSQTELGKSPLGWYDHQPVTAEMIKEAIFQTQAKTQEAGYWSTIIENHDEPRGVNFYLQGQEINDSSKKLLATMLMMRRGLPFIYQGQEIGTENRQFESLAQVNDIASINAYHNVLANGLTDQEALEILNRYSRDNARIPLRWNKHKWGGFTTGQPWLQGAVKGNLTDVASQLEDKQSLWYWYQTLIRLRTSSIYGEVIVSGSFLPLFRDVKNLMAFERSNQTHCLWVVLNYQKQEQVLDLGRKWQSVLLNNLEELDSTENQVLKLAPYQALVLVMD
- a CDS encoding aspartate kinase, with amino-acid sequence MMIVAKFGGSSLANAGQIKKVAAIIQGKPEIKAVVVSAPGKRFAEDIKVTDLLIALFDAVQAVAGQVGHQTEALLQAEPVAEARQKVLDRYASILIELGLSTELLAYFEDILNGYMADIQEPERLLDALKACGEDFNAQVISHYLVSLGLDAHYVSPKEAGILVTDEPSNARLFDESYAQIAKLRDRAGVLIIPGFFGYSKGGDIVTFSRGGSDISGAIIANGLGADLYENYTDESFIYSMHPGKIARPHPIKEITYSEMRELSYAGFGIFHEEALEPVYRNDIPVMIRNTNQPEIAGTKIVSKKELDPRYPVTGVSSATGFTAISISKYLLNREMGFMRRAIRFFEEAGVPVEHVPSGIDSISLVIRSANIQSPEHLAGILETIQDKLNPDSIQVEDDLCIFAIVGEAMRENVGVAAAASRTFAENHINIRMISQGASEISMLFMIKAEDEDIALQGLYQAYFPREALATLAAAAQGE